In one Mucilaginibacter ginsenosidivorax genomic region, the following are encoded:
- the cfa gene encoding cyclopropane fatty acyl phospholipid synthase: MSSSKEIFEKMFAGGDIKINGDNPWDIKVNDERTYDRLLSDGMIGFGESYMDGWWECPALDEFFYRMMYYRIDKLIPKNFNTIKFALKAKYLNMQTKTKSKKVAHMHYNIGNDLYRGMLDKRMIYTCGYWKTAQTLDEAQEDKLDLVCRKLKLEPGMRMLDLGCGWGGLAKFAAERYGVSVVGVNISEEQVNLAREATKGLPVEIRLMDYRDINEKFDRVASVGLMEHVGYKNYRSLMEVAARCMDDDGIFLLHTIGGNFSQTKTDPWIDKYIFPNGMLPSPPQISTAAMGLFTLEDWHNFGVYYDRTCMEWLHNFKRTWPEIKDKYGDTFYRMWEFYLNGCAASFRARKNHLWQVVYRKSKSLGLYEPVR, encoded by the coding sequence ATGAGTTCGTCAAAAGAAATTTTTGAAAAAATGTTTGCCGGGGGCGATATAAAAATAAACGGTGATAACCCCTGGGATATAAAGGTAAATGATGAAAGAACCTATGACAGATTGCTTAGCGATGGAATGATAGGCTTTGGCGAATCATACATGGATGGCTGGTGGGAATGCCCTGCCTTAGACGAGTTTTTTTACAGGATGATGTATTACCGGATTGACAAATTAATCCCCAAAAACTTTAACACTATAAAATTTGCGCTTAAAGCCAAATACCTGAACATGCAAACCAAGACAAAGTCTAAAAAGGTTGCGCATATGCATTATAATATAGGCAATGATCTTTACAGGGGCATGTTGGATAAACGCATGATATACACCTGCGGTTATTGGAAAACGGCCCAAACACTTGATGAAGCGCAGGAAGATAAGCTCGACCTGGTGTGCCGGAAGCTGAAGCTGGAACCGGGAATGCGCATGTTGGATTTAGGGTGCGGATGGGGAGGTTTAGCTAAATTTGCAGCCGAAAGATATGGTGTAAGCGTGGTTGGTGTTAATATTTCTGAAGAGCAGGTTAACCTGGCCCGCGAAGCCACTAAAGGCTTACCTGTCGAGATCAGGTTAATGGATTACCGGGATATAAATGAAAAGTTTGACCGCGTTGCCAGCGTTGGCCTAATGGAGCATGTTGGTTACAAAAATTACCGCAGTTTAATGGAAGTAGCAGCCCGCTGTATGGATGACGATGGGATTTTCCTGTTACACACCATAGGCGGCAACTTTTCGCAAACAAAAACTGACCCATGGATAGATAAATATATTTTCCCTAACGGTATGTTGCCATCGCCGCCGCAAATTAGTACCGCGGCCATGGGCCTGTTTACTTTAGAGGACTGGCACAACTTTGGCGTTTACTATGACCGTACCTGCATGGAATGGCTGCACAACTTTAAACGAACCTGGCCCGAGATAAAGGATAAATATGGCGATACCTTTTACCGTATGTGGGAGTTTTACCTTAACGGCTGCGCGGCATCGTTCAGGGCACGCAAAAACCACCTATGGCAAGTAGTATACAGAAAATCGAAAAGTTTAGGATTGTATGAGCCGGTGAGGTAG
- a CDS encoding hydrogen peroxide-inducible genes activator: MTITQLEYIVAVDTYRSFVLAAEKCFITQPTLSMQIQKLEDTLGVKIFDRSKQPVTPTEIGIEIITQARIMLSESEKIKEIITDRQKELSGELRVGIIPTVSPYILPKIIHGFIEKYPQVKLVVWEQTTEEIVQQLKLGMIDCGILSTPLHESSLTEIPVFYENFVAYVSKNSKLSKKKNITPDDIDMEEIWILNEGHCMREQVLNICQRRKATKGFQHFEYNTGSVETLKRMVDQNNGATILPELALAELNDKQLDKVRYFKSPEPAREVSIVIQRNFLKRRLIEALKNEILEFVPKRMKSKKKKEVMDI; this comes from the coding sequence ATGACCATAACACAACTGGAATACATTGTAGCTGTTGATACTTATCGCAGCTTTGTTTTAGCTGCCGAAAAGTGTTTTATTACACAGCCTACCTTAAGCATGCAGATACAAAAACTGGAGGATACCCTCGGTGTAAAAATATTCGACCGCAGTAAACAGCCTGTTACGCCTACCGAAATTGGCATCGAAATAATTACCCAGGCCCGCATTATGCTATCTGAAAGTGAAAAGATCAAGGAGATTATCACCGACAGGCAAAAAGAGCTATCGGGCGAATTAAGGGTTGGTATTATCCCCACCGTATCGCCTTACATTTTACCAAAAATCATCCACGGGTTTATTGAAAAATACCCGCAGGTAAAGCTTGTGGTATGGGAGCAAACAACCGAAGAAATTGTACAGCAGTTAAAACTGGGGATGATTGATTGCGGAATATTGTCAACTCCGCTGCATGAAAGTAGCTTGACGGAGATTCCCGTTTTTTATGAAAATTTTGTAGCCTACGTATCTAAAAACAGCAAGCTTTCAAAAAAGAAAAACATCACCCCCGATGACATTGATATGGAGGAGATATGGATACTGAACGAAGGGCATTGCATGCGCGAACAGGTATTAAATATTTGCCAGCGCCGCAAGGCCACCAAGGGTTTCCAGCATTTTGAATACAATACCGGCAGCGTTGAAACCCTTAAACGCATGGTCGATCAGAACAATGGCGCCACCATATTACCCGAGCTGGCCCTTGCCGAGTTAAACGATAAACAGCTGGACAAAGTGCGCTATTTTAAATCGCCCGAACCAGCCCGCGAAGTAAGCATCGTTATCCAACGCAATTTTTTGAAGCGCCGCCTGATTGAAGCCCTCAAAAACGAAATACTTGAGTTTGTACCCAAGCGCATGAAGAGTAAGAAGAAAAAAGAGGTGATGGATATATAG
- a CDS encoding cellulase family glycosylhydrolase: protein MLKKSVKNIFSCKGLLVLAAASFISVQSQAQQGFLKADGKKITDEKGKNVLLRGMGLGGWMLQEGYMLHVTKDSRQYRIRERLEELMGPAETKEFYDTWLANNTRKIDVDSMHRWGFNSVRLPMHYNLYTLPIEKEPVAGKNTWIDKGFKMTDDLLAWCKANHMYLILDLHATPGGQGNDLNISDRNTDNPSLWDSDANKQKMIALWHKLADRYKNEPNIAGYDIINEPNFGFDDPANDKNGLKEKTNAPLRKLMVDITTAIRQVDKKHIIIIEGNGWGNNYNGILPAWDKNMVLSFHKYWNYNDQKSVAHIVKTRDQYNMPVWLGETGENSNVWLTEAIGLLEKNNIGWALWPLKKMGNNNPIEIPSNPNYDDVTNYLNTGRNKPKESNVYSGTLEMATYAKLENAIIHHDVIDAIFRQPHTTVTKPFKANKITNGTIINAVDYDLGRNGYAYFDTDTADYHVSTGKYGKGNNGHMYRNDGVDIAKDSAAYNSYYVTDIEKSEWLQYTVKTMAPGIYTVKLKIAAAADDGKITLDVNGIKQAIDIPATGGFKKWQVIELKNIKLKAGSNKVRIYADMGGFNLHWMKFDKGK, encoded by the coding sequence ATGTTAAAAAAATCTGTTAAAAATATATTTTCTTGCAAGGGCTTGCTGGTATTGGCCGCGGCCTCCTTTATATCGGTACAAAGCCAGGCGCAACAGGGCTTTTTAAAGGCCGATGGAAAAAAAATAACCGACGAAAAAGGCAAAAACGTGCTGCTGCGCGGCATGGGCCTTGGCGGCTGGATGCTACAGGAGGGTTACATGCTGCATGTAACCAAAGATAGCCGCCAGTACCGCATCCGCGAGCGGCTGGAGGAGCTGATGGGGCCGGCAGAAACCAAAGAGTTTTACGATACCTGGCTGGCCAACAACACCCGTAAAATTGATGTGGATTCGATGCACCGCTGGGGCTTTAACTCGGTTAGGCTGCCCATGCATTATAACCTGTATACGCTCCCTATAGAAAAAGAACCCGTTGCCGGGAAAAATACCTGGATAGACAAAGGCTTTAAAATGACCGACGACCTGCTGGCCTGGTGCAAGGCCAACCATATGTACCTGATACTTGATTTGCATGCCACCCCGGGCGGCCAGGGTAACGATCTGAACATATCTGACAGGAATACCGATAACCCCTCGTTGTGGGATAGCGACGCCAATAAGCAAAAAATGATTGCCCTTTGGCATAAACTTGCCGACAGGTATAAAAACGAACCTAACATAGCCGGTTATGATATTATTAACGAACCCAACTTTGGCTTTGATGACCCGGCGAATGATAAAAATGGCCTGAAGGAAAAAACCAATGCCCCGCTAAGAAAACTAATGGTTGATATTACCACGGCTATACGCCAGGTTGATAAAAAGCACATTATTATTATTGAAGGCAATGGCTGGGGCAACAACTATAACGGCATTTTGCCGGCCTGGGATAAAAACATGGTGCTTAGTTTTCACAAATACTGGAACTATAACGACCAAAAATCGGTAGCGCATATTGTAAAAACCCGCGACCAGTACAATATGCCCGTATGGCTTGGCGAAACCGGCGAAAACTCTAACGTATGGCTAACCGAAGCCATCGGCCTGTTAGAGAAAAATAATATCGGCTGGGCGCTTTGGCCGTTAAAAAAGATGGGGAATAATAATCCTATAGAGATACCATCTAACCCGAATTATGATGATGTTACCAACTATCTGAACACCGGCCGTAACAAGCCCAAAGAAAGTAATGTTTACAGCGGCACTTTAGAAATGGCCACTTATGCCAAACTGGAAAACGCCATTATTCACCATGATGTGATAGATGCCATTTTCAGGCAGCCCCATACAACCGTAACCAAACCGTTTAAGGCCAATAAGATTACCAACGGCACTATCATCAACGCGGTAGATTATGACCTGGGCCGCAATGGCTACGCCTACTTTGATACCGATACTGCCGATTACCACGTATCAACCGGTAAGTACGGCAAAGGCAACAATGGGCACATGTACCGTAACGATGGGGTAGATATCGCAAAAGATTCTGCCGCGTACAACAGCTACTATGTAACTGATATTGAAAAAAGCGAATGGCTGCAATATACGGTGAAAACCATGGCACCCGGTATCTACACCGTAAAACTTAAAATAGCGGCAGCTGCCGATGATGGCAAAATAACCTTGGATGTTAACGGAATTAAACAGGCTATCGATATTCCCGCCACCGGGGGCTTTAAAAAATGGCAGGTCATCGAACTAAAAAATATTAAGCTAAAAGCCGGCAGTAATAAAGTAAGGATTTATGCAGATATGGGCGGCTTTAACCTGCATTGGATGAAGTTTGATAAGGGGAAGTAG
- a CDS encoding TonB-dependent receptor yields the protein MNQLQPYFYKLFSIVLLPVLLLLMVTTAFAQQNRGTVSGHVVTNTNKPADNVSVMLKGTKYGAVTNDDGDFSFRAPQGKYTLVVSQVGSQSQEATVEVIAGKTTVMPQFTVSDATHGLQEVNINANKTNKFKRNKSVDVSKMPLNNLENASVYNSISSQLLQEQQVFSIDDAIRNASGIQKMWEATGRGGDGGAYYASRGFVVQSALRNGIAGNVTSQIDASNIDRIEIIKGPSATLFGSSLTSYGGLINRVTKKPYDSFGGEVSASAGNFDFQRVSADINMPLDAQKKVLFRLNTAYNHEGSFQNTGFNRTVAVAPSLVYNATDRLSIAVDAELFYGKSIGKPIFFFPYGVTIAQLGHNRADELPIDYKQSYMGNDLTETSRSTNFYGEVKYKISNSWTSRTNIASTHSYSDGFGPYYYLLPGDSVSRNDQSTRKSKDDMIEIQQNFNGDFKIGKFRNRFVGGLDFFRDNSNQYFFGSTLDTVSLKGNQNYSNFNKAAMDAMYATGTFGFTYPAIYIRNTYSAYVSDVFNITDQLLASAALRVDRFVNIGNYDPTTKTRYGAYQQTAFSPKFGLVYQPVKDHVSLFANYQNSFRNQTGITEDNKPLKPEHANQIEGGVKLDLFEGKLSSTISYYDIKVKDITRPSATPNRVIQDGTQLSKGIEAEVIANPIAGLNAVLGFSYNDSKYDATTNADVANRRPGTASSPYLANFWVSYRLQKGTVKGLGFGFGGNYASDNKIINSVSQGVFTLPAYTIFNASAFYDLKNYRIGTKMDNLTNQKYWIGYTTVNPQKLRNYALTFTYKF from the coding sequence ATGAATCAACTCCAACCCTACTTTTACAAACTATTTTCTATTGTTCTTTTGCCTGTACTGTTACTTTTAATGGTTACAACGGCATTTGCTCAGCAAAATCGGGGAACCGTTAGCGGGCACGTGGTTACCAATACCAATAAGCCGGCCGACAATGTTTCGGTGATGTTAAAGGGCACCAAATATGGCGCTGTTACTAATGACGACGGCGATTTTAGCTTCAGGGCGCCGCAGGGCAAATACACGCTGGTAGTTTCGCAGGTTGGCAGCCAAAGTCAGGAGGCGACCGTTGAGGTTATCGCCGGTAAAACTACTGTTATGCCGCAGTTCACCGTATCTGACGCTACCCACGGCTTGCAGGAAGTAAATATCAACGCCAATAAAACCAATAAGTTTAAACGCAACAAAAGCGTTGATGTATCTAAAATGCCTTTGAACAACCTGGAAAACGCTTCGGTTTACAATAGTATCAGCAGCCAGTTATTACAGGAGCAACAGGTGTTTTCGATTGATGACGCCATACGCAACGCATCGGGAATCCAAAAAATGTGGGAGGCAACCGGTCGCGGCGGCGATGGTGGCGCTTATTATGCCAGTCGCGGTTTTGTGGTACAATCTGCATTGCGCAACGGTATTGCCGGTAATGTTACCAGCCAGATTGATGCATCCAACATCGATCGTATCGAGATTATAAAAGGCCCATCGGCCACTTTGTTCGGTAGCAGTCTTACGTCATACGGAGGCTTAATTAATCGCGTAACCAAAAAGCCCTATGACTCATTTGGCGGCGAAGTGTCCGCCTCTGCAGGTAACTTTGATTTTCAGCGTGTAAGTGCCGATATTAACATGCCGCTCGACGCTCAAAAAAAAGTATTATTCCGTTTAAACACAGCTTATAACCACGAAGGCAGCTTTCAAAACACTGGTTTTAACCGCACGGTTGCTGTGGCGCCAAGCCTGGTTTATAACGCTACCGACAGGTTAAGCATTGCGGTAGATGCAGAGTTGTTTTACGGAAAAAGCATTGGTAAGCCCATCTTCTTTTTCCCGTATGGCGTTACCATTGCCCAGCTTGGGCACAACCGGGCTGATGAACTTCCTATCGATTACAAGCAATCATACATGGGGAATGATTTAACGGAAACATCAAGAAGCACCAATTTTTATGGCGAAGTAAAATATAAGATCTCCAATTCATGGACTTCGCGTACCAACATCGCATCAACCCATAGTTACTCTGATGGTTTTGGCCCTTACTATTACCTGCTTCCAGGCGATTCTGTTTCCCGCAATGATCAGTCGACCCGCAAAAGCAAGGATGACATGATCGAGATTCAGCAAAACTTTAATGGCGATTTCAAGATTGGCAAATTCCGGAACCGGTTTGTGGGCGGGCTTGATTTTTTCAGGGATAACTCCAATCAGTACTTCTTCGGCAGCACCTTGGATACCGTATCATTAAAAGGGAACCAAAATTACAGCAACTTTAACAAAGCCGCTATGGATGCCATGTATGCTACCGGCACCTTCGGCTTTACCTACCCGGCCATTTATATCCGTAACACCTATAGTGCATATGTATCTGACGTATTTAACATTACCGATCAGTTACTTGCATCGGCAGCCCTGCGGGTAGATCGTTTTGTTAATATCGGCAATTACGATCCTACTACCAAAACAAGGTATGGCGCTTACCAGCAAACTGCATTTTCGCCAAAATTTGGCCTGGTTTATCAGCCTGTGAAAGATCATGTATCCTTGTTTGCCAATTACCAAAACAGTTTCCGTAACCAAACCGGCATTACCGAAGATAATAAACCACTTAAACCCGAGCACGCCAACCAAATTGAAGGCGGTGTTAAGCTGGATTTGTTTGAGGGTAAGTTAAGCAGCACCATTAGCTATTACGATATTAAAGTTAAAGATATCACCCGCCCATCAGCTACGCCAAACCGGGTTATCCAGGATGGCACCCAGTTGAGCAAAGGCATCGAGGCCGAGGTGATTGCCAACCCTATTGCCGGCCTAAATGCTGTATTGGGCTTCTCGTACAACGACTCTAAGTACGATGCTACCACCAATGCCGATGTGGCCAACCGTCGCCCGGGAACAGCGTCTTCGCCATACCTGGCCAATTTTTGGGTAAGTTATCGTTTACAAAAAGGCACTGTCAAAGGTTTAGGATTTGGATTTGGCGGCAACTACGCCAGCGATAACAAAATTATTAACAGTGTAAGCCAGGGTGTATTTACCCTGCCGGCATACACCATTTTTAATGCCTCTGCATTTTACGACCTGAAAAACTACAGGATAGGCACTAAGATGGATAACCTTACCAACCAAAAATACTGGATAGGTTATACCACCGTTAACCCGCAAAAATTAAGAAACTACGCCCTTACATTTACCTATAAATTTTAA
- a CDS encoding PepSY-associated TM helix domain-containing protein, with protein sequence MITFKKGILFAHRWLGFISGLVVFIVSITGCIFCFQDEIQDAIHHYRHVDNLYKPYLPPSVLKAEGLKGYPGATASYMYYYGADRPAGVLVNLPKDKGMLYVYLNPYTGKVTHTENPMHNFFIIVEYIHLYLLLPPKIGGLVVGISVIIFVVLMITGIILWWPKRKTDRKRSLTIKWNGRWRRVNYDLHNVLGFYATGVALILAITGLSIAFDWMREGIYTTANLGKAYPQEKAVLKSDSVLRGKTNTRFVIDKAFEAAQTGSPRAEMFLLFDDASASGTIGISAYAQSLHYYKSDEYAFEKYTGKMLKKTSHAQKSPGMKMNNMNYDLHVGQVLGLTGKIIAFLASLICASLPITGFIIWLGKRKKGKSKKGKEVAHRRVVKQMGV encoded by the coding sequence ATGATAACCTTTAAAAAAGGCATACTATTTGCGCACCGCTGGCTTGGCTTTATATCCGGGCTGGTGGTGTTTATTGTGAGTATTACCGGCTGTATATTTTGTTTCCAGGACGAGATTCAGGATGCCATTCACCATTATCGCCATGTAGATAACCTGTATAAACCATACCTGCCGCCATCTGTACTAAAGGCCGAAGGTTTAAAAGGATACCCGGGCGCTACAGCCAGCTATATGTATTATTATGGGGCCGACAGGCCGGCCGGTGTACTGGTGAATTTGCCGAAGGATAAGGGGATGTTGTATGTATACCTGAACCCTTATACCGGCAAGGTTACCCACACGGAAAACCCGATGCACAATTTTTTTATAATTGTTGAATACATTCATTTGTACCTGCTATTGCCGCCCAAAATAGGCGGATTGGTAGTGGGGATATCGGTTATTATATTTGTGGTGCTCATGATAACAGGCATCATCCTGTGGTGGCCTAAACGTAAAACCGACCGCAAGAGAAGCTTAACCATAAAATGGAACGGCCGCTGGCGCCGGGTTAATTACGATTTACATAATGTATTAGGTTTTTATGCCACCGGCGTCGCCCTGATTTTAGCTATCACAGGCTTATCTATCGCCTTCGACTGGATGAGAGAAGGCATATATACCACAGCCAACCTTGGCAAGGCCTATCCCCAGGAAAAAGCAGTGTTAAAATCGGATTCGGTTTTAAGGGGAAAAACCAATACGCGCTTTGTGATAGATAAAGCTTTTGAAGCCGCCCAGACAGGATCGCCCCGGGCCGAAATGTTTTTGCTGTTTGATGATGCGTCCGCTTCGGGAACTATCGGCATAAGCGCCTACGCGCAAAGCCTGCATTATTACAAAAGTGATGAGTATGCTTTTGAAAAGTATACCGGCAAAATGCTCAAGAAAACCAGCCATGCCCAAAAAAGCCCCGGCATGAAAATGAATAACATGAATTACGATTTGCATGTTGGCCAGGTGCTGGGCCTTACAGGTAAAATCATTGCTTTTTTAGCCAGCCTGATCTGTGCTTCGCTGCCCATAACAGGGTTTATCATTTGGCTGGGCAAGCGTAAAAAAGGCAAATCAAAAAAAGGAAAAGAGGTGGCGCACAGGCGGGTGGTAAAACAGATGGGCGTTTAA
- a CDS encoding SMP-30/gluconolactonase/LRE family protein translates to MTSKDLPFKADVNKEDKITVGEVSYLKVDDGLIIGFNRGEWGGSLYWFTADGKKHYKISNDQVIQFTQKDGRNYAIQGLNHMGFSQGSIITIDKKNGRWTSNTYFKLPDAPEVFTTDNAGDFYIVTSSRILKINKSGKAVTLIADGFWSQGLYPNSVVVKDGILYAGMRGGVLKYEIKNNKQTWLLNH, encoded by the coding sequence ATGACTTCAAAAGACTTACCTTTTAAGGCAGATGTTAATAAAGAAGATAAAATTACCGTAGGCGAAGTATCTTATCTGAAAGTTGATGACGGTTTAATTATTGGTTTCAACAGAGGCGAATGGGGAGGCAGTCTTTATTGGTTTACTGCCGACGGCAAAAAGCATTACAAAATATCGAACGACCAGGTAATACAATTTACGCAGAAAGATGGCAGGAATTATGCCATACAGGGTTTAAACCACATGGGATTTTCACAGGGGAGTATCATAACTATTGATAAGAAAAACGGCAGGTGGACATCGAACACTTATTTCAAATTACCGGATGCTCCGGAGGTTTTCACTACTGACAACGCCGGCGATTTTTATATTGTAACGTCCAGTCGGATTTTGAAAATTAATAAAAGTGGCAAAGCAGTTACTTTGATTGCAGATGGATTTTGGTCGCAAGGCTTATATCCAAATTCTGTAGTGGTCAAAGATGGTATATTATATGCGGGCATGCGCGGCGGCGTGCTTAAGTATGAAATAAAAAACAATAAACAAACCTGGTTATTGAACCATTGA
- a CDS encoding tetratricopeptide repeat-containing sensor histidine kinase: protein MKYLLLLLFFSIILPCFGQNIDSLKKIVVGTSPAQTRLIAAEKTVAYLTAENKEETLPVARIGLNLAMKLHDKKVTGLMLRSIGAIYFLKGNYDSTAHYYGKAVDMLGTLNQQHVLADDYIALAQVYAKQKNYDKAISLYNAAIDIAPKTGTRKTLMMALSGLGQLYEDGQNYREALNYYRQSFDIGDSLDFVKKAKENTSEAYSHNFMGDVLGSMKQKSIQAPDILKTIETKKALNDTLALTINYFNLGQLYKSNRMYPQALDALQSCLQYATQINYTDMQNSAVNEIADLYGQMGDYKQSLFYLKKHAILSTAKNSKTIDELQTKYEITQREDQLLKQQFEITKRNYWMIGIIVFVLLVLLIVFVFYKQAQLKQRNAAMQAIIETEESERRRIAQDLHDSVSQTMSAAKINLTVIGGELPFVSDDQRKRFEKAINLVDYGFREVRTISHNMMPWALHKTGLAQVIKHFIENIENDTIAINFYSKGFDSPFDDTIEIILYRVLQESVNNVMKHANASRLDISLIRDETNISLTIEDNGLGFDAANPEAYSGMGLNNLRSRINFLKGKVELDSQVGRGTLVSVYVPVSG from the coding sequence ATGAAATACTTGTTGCTACTTTTGTTTTTTTCAATTATCCTTCCGTGTTTCGGTCAGAATATTGATAGCTTAAAAAAAATAGTGGTTGGTACATCGCCGGCCCAAACGCGCTTAATCGCTGCCGAAAAAACTGTAGCTTATCTAACCGCCGAAAATAAAGAAGAAACTTTGCCTGTTGCCCGGATAGGGCTAAACCTTGCCATGAAACTTCATGATAAAAAAGTAACCGGTTTAATGCTCAGAAGCATAGGTGCAATTTATTTTTTAAAAGGCAATTATGATTCTACAGCCCATTACTACGGTAAGGCTGTGGATATGCTTGGCACCCTAAACCAGCAGCATGTTTTGGCTGATGATTATATCGCGTTAGCACAGGTGTATGCCAAACAAAAAAATTACGATAAGGCCATTAGCCTTTACAATGCAGCGATAGACATTGCACCCAAAACGGGCACGCGTAAAACGCTGATGATGGCATTAAGCGGACTTGGCCAACTGTATGAAGACGGGCAAAATTACCGAGAGGCACTAAATTACTACAGGCAATCTTTTGACATCGGCGACTCGCTTGATTTTGTAAAAAAGGCAAAGGAAAACACTTCCGAAGCTTATAGCCATAATTTTATGGGAGATGTTTTGGGCAGTATGAAACAAAAAAGCATCCAGGCGCCCGACATTTTGAAAACGATAGAAACAAAAAAAGCATTAAACGATACCCTGGCGCTTACCATTAATTATTTTAACCTGGGGCAGTTGTACAAAAGCAACAGGATGTATCCGCAGGCGCTGGATGCTTTGCAAAGTTGTTTGCAATACGCCACGCAAATAAATTATACCGACATGCAAAACAGCGCTGTTAATGAGATAGCCGATTTGTATGGACAGATGGGCGATTACAAACAATCGCTTTTCTACTTAAAAAAGCATGCCATATTAAGCACCGCCAAAAACTCAAAAACTATTGATGAACTGCAAACCAAGTATGAAATAACGCAGCGGGAAGACCAGTTACTGAAACAGCAGTTTGAAATAACCAAACGCAATTATTGGATGATAGGCATTATTGTTTTTGTATTGCTGGTGCTTTTGATAGTTTTTGTTTTTTATAAGCAGGCGCAGCTAAAGCAACGCAACGCGGCCATGCAGGCTATTATTGAAACCGAAGAAAGTGAGCGCAGGCGCATTGCGCAGGATTTGCATGATAGTGTAAGCCAAACCATGTCGGCAGCAAAAATTAATTTAACGGTTATTGGCGGCGAGCTGCCTTTTGTAAGCGATGACCAGCGAAAGCGATTTGAAAAGGCAATAAACCTGGTTGACTATGGCTTTAGGGAAGTGCGCACCATATCGCACAACATGATGCCATGGGCGCTCCATAAAACAGGCCTTGCACAGGTGATTAAACACTTTATTGAGAATATTGAAAACGATACCATCGCTATAAATTTTTACAGCAAAGGCTTTGATTCGCCGTTTGACGATACCATCGAAATTATTTTGTACCGTGTTTTACAGGAAAGCGTGAACAATGTAATGAAACACGCTAACGCAAGCCGTTTAGACATCTCGCTGATTAGGGACGAGACAAACATCAGCCTTACTATTGAAGATAACGGCCTGGGCTTTGATGCCGCCAACCCCGAAGCTTATAGCGGCATGGGCCTGAACAACCTGCGCTCGCGGATTAATTTTTTGAAAGGCAAAGTCGAGCTGGATTCGCAGGTTGGCAGGGGTACGCTGGTATCGGTATATGTACCGGTTAGCGGTTAG